From the Excalfactoria chinensis isolate bCotChi1 chromosome 1, bCotChi1.hap2, whole genome shotgun sequence genome, one window contains:
- the ARHGDIB gene encoding rho GDP-dissociation inhibitor 2, which produces MTEKTQEPHVEEDDDELDGKLNYKPPPQKTLQELQELDKDDESLTKYKKSLLGDGPVVADPTAPNVVVTRLTLVCDSAPGPITMDLTGDLEALKKETFVLKEGVEYRVKIHFKVNRDIVSGLKYVQHTYRTGVKVDKATFMVGSYGPRPEEYEFLTPIEEAPKGMLARGTYHNKSFFTDDDKHDHLTWEWNLSIKKEWTE; this is translated from the exons ATGACTGAGAAGACCCAGGAACCTCATGTGGAGGAGGATGATGACGAGCTGGATGGGAAACTGAACTACAAACCTCCTCcccagaaaacactgcaggagctgcaagaGTTGGACAAAGATGATGAGAGCCTCACTAAGTACAAGAAGTCCCTGCTAGGAGATGGACCTGTGGTGGCAG ACCCAACGGCTCCTAATGTGGTGGTCACCCGACTCACCCTGGTGTGTGACTCTGCTCCAGGGCCAATCACTATGGACCTTACAG GTGACCTTGAAGCGCTCAAGAAAGAGACCTTTGTATTAAAGGAAGGAGTTGAATACAGAGTTAAGATCCATTTCAAA GTAAACAGGGACATTGTGTCGGGACTAAAATACGTGCAGCACACCTACCGAACAGGAGTGAAGG TGGATAAAGCCACATTTATGGTTGGCAGCTATGGGCCACGGCCAGAGGAGTATGAATTCCTGACACCTATTGAAGAAGCTCCTAAAGGGATGCTGGCCCGAGGCACCTACCACAACAAGTCCTTCTTCACGGATGATGATAAGCATGACCATCTCACCTGGGAGTGGAACCTGTCCATCAAGAAGGAATGGACAGAATGA